The Chrysemys picta bellii isolate R12L10 chromosome 16, ASM1138683v2, whole genome shotgun sequence DNA window GTGAGTCAATTCCAGGAAAGGAAACACCCAGTTCCTGTAGCAGGTGGAGTGCACCTCTGAATTCAGGAAAGTGAAACTTACCACTGGGGCTCTCTAGACAGAAGCCATGGCTGCAGAGAGCCCTGCACGATGTCTCCAGGCTGAAGCTAGTTGCCCCATCTGTCAGGAGTATTTTAAAGACCCGGTGATTATAGACTGCGGGCACAGTTTCTGCAGAGTctgcatcagccagtgctgggaaGGGTCGGACACAGACGTTTCCTGTCCTCAGTGCGGAGAAACTGCTCAGCAGAGAAACCTCACACCCAACAGGCAGCTGGCGAATGTCCTAGAAATTGTCCAACAGCTGAGTTTACCGGTAATTGAGGATGCAGGATGGGAGAGAGTGTGCGGGGAGCACCGGCAGCCTCTCAAGctgttctgtgaagaggatcaaacccccatctgcGTGATGTGTGATGCATCCCGGGCTCACGCCGCTCACACGGTGGTTCCCATCCGggaggctgcccaggagtacGAGGTAAGGAATCGCTGCCCCGTCTAATTCATTCTAACTGCATTTTAATGACAGGTTCATTTCACCCCAACTTGCTGATCAGACTCTATTTCTCCCCCCGGCATCTTTCTGCTCTGTAAAGCTTTCACTGTATGAACAGTAGGGtgcccagacagcaagtgtgaaaaatcgggacaggggatggggggtaataggtgcctatataagacaaagccccaaatatcgggactgtccctataaaatcgggacctctggtcaccctaatgaacAGTGATACGGAAAGAAATgtatagatcaggggtaggcaacctatggcacacatgccaaaggcggcacgcaaggtgattttcagtggcactcacactgcccgggtcctggccaccggtccggggggggctctgcattttaattttaaatgaagcttcttaaacattttaaaaactttctttactttacatacaacaatagtttagttctatattatagacttatagaaagagactttctaaaaacgttaacatgtatgactggcacgcgacaccttacattagagtgaatcagtgaagactcagcacaccacctCTGAAAGATTGCCGGCCCCTGGCGTAGAGGGATGTGGCGTGAGAGGCAGAAATGAAGGCAGGACAGATGACTGATGTGGGCGACGTTTCTCTGGGAAGCTGGAGCGCCATTTTCAAATCACTTCCCCCGGTGAAATAAGGGAACTTGCAACTCAAATGAAACTGTGGAAGGATCGGTGAGGTTTCGGTCACGTGCACTGTAGGCCAGTGTACCTGggagtgctgccttcagaccagAGAAGGGGGACTTGTATCACAGTCTGTATCATCCAGGCAGCTCCTGCAGACCAAGCATGAGACCTGACCTCCACTGGACTGGGCCCTGCACAAAACAGTGGGGGACAATCCCGGCCTTGTGCATCTCCCAGAGTCCATTGCTTCTGGTAGCTTTGCTAGGAATGGGGGGGTCgctacccagaaggcattgcaaATGAAAGGGATTGGGATCTCATAAAGCAACCGTTCTTAACACAAATCACCCGCCCAAGTGCTTAGCCCAGTTCTGTCCAACCCGTCCAATCCCCCGGGGTTCAGggctgaaattcaatgggagttgggctccTTTGAGCATCCCAGATGGTATTTCTAACCCTGGTGGCTTCTGGGGTTGGTATCACTTTGTTAGTTAAGCCTTCTAAACAATTGGGTTATTGATTCACCATCATGTGACTCCAGCTTTCTCCCCTGGTTTAACTCAATGGAGGAAAAGGACAAATAATTCTCAGCTGCCTGAATATAAAACACTCCCAGTCTCCATTCATGAGGAATCATTTCCTTCGTGTCCCTGATGTCAGAAAGGGCTAacagtgtgatgaagtggggctgttcttaatgtttcctctgaatactgtgtgggtgcctcagtttctggccGACCCTccgtctcctggcaactaatggccggggcccttccccgtTGCAAGGATATGCTAAAGGTGTGGAagaacaaagaggtcaggtgacctcctggcctgggaaagggacaaagcccagagaaggaggggctggagggagtttcagtttggagctggctagggatgaggagtgagggcagacgggggtgtctggctcgctgggccccagaatgtggggagcagttccagagcatcgcccagggATTCCATGACAGACCGTCATCTACAGATTCTTGGGTGGGAAAACACTCACTAGACACAAATAAACAACCAACGCATTTCTGTTTCACCAGGAGACGTTCCAGGCCCATTTGAAGACTctgaaggaagagaaagaaaagctgAAGGGATTTAAAGTGACTGGCGAGGGGACAAGCCAGCAGTATCGGGTAGGTCCCTGTTGTTATTAACCAgcaaggagctggggaagggagatcTCTTTGTAGGCAGATTcctctgtggccttggggaaTGAGGAATCATagtatatcagggttggaagaggcctcaggaggtcatctagtccaaccccctgctcaaagcaggaccaatccccaactaaatcatcccagcccagggctttgtcaagcctgaccttaaaaacctctaaggaaggagattccaccacctcccaagggaacccatcccagtgcttcaccaccctcctagtgaaaaagtttttcctaatatccaacctaaacctcccccactgcaacttgagaccattactccttgttctgtcatctgccaccactgagaacagccgagctccatcctctttggaaccccccttcaggtagttgaaagcagctatcaaatcccccctcgttctcttctgcagactaaacaatcccagttccctcagcctctcctcataaatcatgtgctccagccccctaatcatttttgttgccctccgctggactctttccaatttttccacatccttcttgtagtgtggggcccaaaactggacacagtactcaggACTTGTTGTGTGCGTTGTTCCGTGACCAGGGATTAGAGTCATGTCTGCACCCGCACACGTGCAGGGGGCTTGAGAAGGCCtctcccaggatcaggcccaccgCATTTTCTACAGAAGCGAAGCTCCCATTCCAAGGAATGAGTTAATTTCTAGCTCTTGTGGCTTTCCTAACTCTCCTTCCAAGCTGAACAGACTATATCCCAGAAAGTGCCGTCAGCCGGAGCCCGCAGGCATTTCTTGCACTATTAAATAAttgtttcattcttttttcttctctggCATCTCTGCCTCCTGCTACTCTGGGTCACGATTGAGACAAGTCTCTGATGACATAGTGCCCTGCCCCTGTCAGACATGGACACATCCCATGAAGAGATATTAGGAACAAA harbors:
- the LOC101940436 gene encoding zinc finger protein RFP-like; this encodes MAAESPARCLQAEASCPICQEYFKDPVIIDCGHSFCRVCISQCWEGSDTDVSCPQCGETAQQRNLTPNRQLANVLEIVQQLSLPVIEDAGWERVCGEHRQPLKLFCEEDQTPICVMCDASRAHAAHTVVPIREAAQEYEETFQAHLKTLKEEKEKLKGFKVTGEGTSQQYRIQTEKERREIVSEFQLLKTFLEEEERLLLAQLEKLDEEIVKLQHDNVTQLSEEISRLSELIRELEGKCQKPASELLQDTRSALSRPGRKDINGAYGGRLHSPGLC